A single region of the Gossypium arboreum isolate Shixiya-1 chromosome 12, ASM2569848v2, whole genome shotgun sequence genome encodes:
- the LOC108458211 gene encoding uncharacterized protein LOC108458211 — translation MGWKAAEKLIRHWKILRGDNVMVIRGKDKGETGIIKRVIRSQNRVIVEGKNLVKKHIKQGQGHEGGIFTVEAPLHASNVQVLDPVTGKPCKVGVKYLEDGTKVRVSIGIGASGSIIPRPEILKIRTTPRPTVAGPKDTPMDLVLQKTYDPKTGVGMPDL, via the exons ATGGGTTGGAAAGCAGCTGAGAAGCTTATTAGGCACTGGAAAATTCTTAGGGGTGACAAT GTAATGGTAATCAGGGGCAAAGATAAAGGTGAAACTGGCATTATCAAACGCGTTATTCGCTCTCAGAATCGTGTAATTGTTGAAGGGAAAAATCTG GTAAAAAAGCACATTAAGCAAGGTCAAGGTCATGAAGGTGGTATATTTACTGTTGAGGCTCCACTTCATGCCTCAAATGTTCAAGTTCTTGATCCTGTTACTGG GAAGCCTTGTAAGGTTGGAGTTAAATATCTAGAAGATGGAACTAAGGTGAGAGTATCTATAGGTATAGGAGCTTCTGGGTCGATAATTCCTCGCCCTGAGATCTTGAAGATAAGGACTACACCAAGACCTACAGTTG CTGGTCCCAAGGATACTCCAATGGATCTTGTGTTGCAGAAGACATACGATCCTAAAACCGGGGTGGGCATGCCTGACCTTTAA